In one window of Bifidobacterium sp. WK041_4_12 DNA:
- a CDS encoding alpha-glucosidase, which produces MTTQQRVSISDSTRTNGETPNPWWTNAVVYQIYPRSFQDSNGDGLGDIPGITSRLDYLQDLGVDVIWLSPVYRSPQDDNGYDIADYQDIDPMFGTLDDMDELIAQAHHRGIKIVMDLVVNHTSDEHAWFQASRDRNDEHADWYWWRDARPGTTPGEQGAEPNAWGSYFGGSAWEYDDKRGQYYFHQFSRKQPDLNWENPAVRNAVYAMMNWWMDRGIDGFRMDVIVLISKFMDAHGRLPGEAGSQLEDNPVGPEGFSDPSGFCCDGPRLEEFLTEMRREVFSKREGYLTVGEAPGLKAARIGDITNPENKELDMLFLFEQVGIDQGSSKWDVLPFEVGKLRTVMSNQQEAVRKAGWASLYFDNHDQPRVVSRWGDTSSEEMRSRSAKALGLLLHMHRGTPYIYQGEELGMTNAGFTRLDQYRDIESLDLYRQRVVEAKVQSSESMLHAMGVMSRDNARTPMQWDSTTYAGFTASYAPTEPWISVNPNHDVINAQRENKDDDSVLAFYRRLIELRHTNVLVAAGEWHLLDADDPHVYAFTRSLPGDEGSDRYGESHDNGELLVVVNLSSHSTRVPDMTARRLGVDRSSAEISSLGGIDSNRVLLSTYPAENTAASLLTGSLSPWEAFVYRLI; this is translated from the coding sequence ATGACTACACAACAGCGTGTCTCTATATCGGATTCGACTCGTACGAATGGCGAAACCCCGAACCCTTGGTGGACGAACGCCGTGGTGTATCAGATATATCCACGAAGCTTCCAGGATTCCAACGGCGATGGTTTAGGTGACATCCCCGGCATCACCTCCCGTCTTGACTATCTGCAAGACCTTGGCGTTGACGTGATTTGGCTCAGCCCGGTGTACCGGTCTCCACAGGACGACAACGGCTATGATATTGCTGACTATCAGGACATCGACCCCATGTTCGGCACCTTGGATGACATGGATGAACTGATTGCTCAGGCACATCATCGTGGCATCAAGATTGTCATGGATTTGGTGGTCAACCATACCTCTGACGAGCACGCTTGGTTCCAAGCTTCCCGTGACCGCAACGACGAGCACGCTGACTGGTACTGGTGGCGTGACGCGCGCCCCGGTACCACGCCTGGCGAACAAGGTGCGGAGCCCAATGCCTGGGGCTCATACTTTGGTGGTTCTGCCTGGGAATATGACGACAAACGCGGTCAATATTACTTTCATCAATTCTCTCGCAAGCAGCCTGATCTGAACTGGGAGAATCCAGCGGTTCGCAATGCAGTATATGCAATGATGAACTGGTGGATGGATCGTGGCATCGACGGTTTCCGCATGGATGTCATCGTGTTGATTTCGAAATTCATGGATGCGCACGGCCGTTTGCCCGGCGAGGCTGGAAGTCAGCTGGAAGACAATCCGGTAGGACCAGAAGGTTTCTCGGATCCGTCCGGATTCTGCTGCGATGGTCCACGGCTTGAAGAATTTCTTACAGAGATGCGTCGCGAAGTATTCAGCAAGCGGGAAGGATACCTCACCGTTGGCGAGGCACCAGGGCTGAAGGCTGCGAGAATTGGTGACATAACCAATCCTGAAAACAAGGAATTGGATATGCTGTTTCTCTTTGAACAGGTAGGCATCGATCAGGGTTCTTCAAAGTGGGATGTGCTGCCGTTTGAGGTAGGCAAATTGCGAACCGTCATGTCGAATCAGCAGGAAGCGGTTCGCAAGGCTGGCTGGGCAAGCTTGTATTTCGATAATCATGACCAGCCTCGCGTGGTTTCGCGCTGGGGAGACACGTCATCCGAGGAGATGCGCTCTCGTTCTGCAAAGGCGCTTGGTCTGCTGCTTCACATGCATCGCGGAACACCTTACATTTATCAGGGTGAGGAACTGGGCATGACGAATGCCGGTTTCACCAGACTCGACCAGTATCGCGACATTGAGTCCCTTGACCTGTATCGTCAGCGGGTAGTAGAAGCTAAGGTGCAGTCGTCCGAATCCATGCTGCATGCGATGGGGGTGATGAGCCGAGACAATGCGCGCACACCCATGCAGTGGGATTCGACCACATATGCTGGTTTTACAGCCTCGTATGCCCCTACCGAGCCTTGGATATCGGTCAATCCGAACCATGATGTGATCAACGCCCAGCGCGAGAACAAGGACGATGACTCCGTTCTTGCCTTCTATAGGCGACTCATCGAACTGCGGCATACCAACGTTCTTGTTGCGGCCGGGGAATGGCATCTCCTCGATGCAGATGACCCCCATGTCTACGCGTTCACGCGCTCGCTCCCGGGTGATGAAGGCTCCGATCGATATGGGGAATCTCATGATAATGGAGAATTGCTCGTTGTAGTGAATCTTTCATCGCATTCGACCCGCGTGCCTGATATGACAGCGAGAAGATTGGGAGTGGATAGGTCTTCCGCAGAAATATCTTCTCTGGGTGGAATTGATTCGAATCGTGTGCTGCTGAGCACCTATCCAGCTGAGAATACCGCCGCTTCACTGTTGACGGGTTCCCTATCTCCATGGGAAGCTTTTGTCTATCGTCTCATATGA
- a CDS encoding carbohydrate ABC transporter permease produces MTSVTISNSGSQGKQSTKTDSKWHSHRQVNWWLTAVIAVLSLTILIPLYFTVVTALKTPAEAGGFGLPTSWEWHNFADASAKVNYPKAALNSAIITVAAVVLTLFTNTFVAYAIARNMDKRFFRFLYYFFIAAMFVPFPVVMLPIAKQFGSWHLDNQLGLIMLYTVLGLGTNLFIATGFIRSIPVSLEEAARIDGASTWRIFWKIIFPLMGPINATIAILTALWAWNDFLLPLIVLTDQSNQTIPLAQYVFSSQFATNYPMAFASYLMAMAPILIVYVFAQRWVISGVMRGAVK; encoded by the coding sequence ATGACTTCTGTAACGATTTCGAATTCAGGCTCGCAAGGCAAGCAAAGCACAAAGACTGATTCCAAGTGGCATAGCCACCGTCAAGTGAACTGGTGGCTCACCGCAGTCATCGCTGTGCTGTCGCTCACCATTCTGATTCCGCTGTATTTCACCGTCGTCACCGCGTTGAAGACGCCTGCAGAGGCCGGTGGCTTCGGTTTGCCCACAAGCTGGGAATGGCATAACTTTGCCGATGCGTCGGCCAAGGTGAACTACCCGAAGGCGGCATTGAATTCGGCCATCATCACGGTTGCGGCCGTGGTGCTGACCCTGTTCACGAACACCTTTGTGGCGTATGCCATCGCAAGAAACATGGACAAGCGCTTCTTCCGCTTCCTCTACTACTTCTTCATCGCAGCCATGTTCGTGCCCTTCCCCGTTGTCATGCTCCCCATCGCGAAGCAGTTCGGTAGCTGGCATCTCGACAATCAGCTCGGTCTAATCATGCTCTACACTGTTCTCGGCTTAGGAACGAATCTCTTTATCGCCACGGGATTCATTCGTTCGATTCCTGTGTCGCTTGAGGAAGCTGCAAGAATCGATGGTGCAAGCACCTGGCGCATCTTCTGGAAGATCATCTTCCCGTTGATGGGACCCATCAACGCGACCATCGCCATTCTGACTGCACTATGGGCTTGGAATGACTTCCTTCTGCCGTTGATCGTGCTGACCGATCAGTCGAATCAGACGATTCCTCTGGCGCAGTATGTCTTCAGTTCGCAGTTTGCGACCAACTATCCCATGGCCTTCGCCAGCTATCTGATGGCCATGGCTCCGATTCTCATCGTCTACGTCTTCGCACAACGCTGGGTCATATCCGGTGTTATGAGAGGCGCAGTGAAGTAG
- a CDS encoding carbohydrate ABC transporter permease, translated as MTNVPVSSSAPQAGKPRKKRKSAFSTRKVDHVYYWMAVPAAVVFAVFLYVPFIQGVGYSFTNSQGYGQSKFIGLKNYFALFIDNRVGHAYLFTFLIAVAITILVNLIAMFLAVALNGKILFKNGFRAIFFIPYTLAVLVIGYVFKYIFMTPLPEIGQALHINWLSQSLLTSEHYAWVPIVFLAVWQSVAYSTLIYLAGLQTIDGEIYEAASIDGVNPWQRFWQITFPLIGPFFTINLVLSMKNAFGTFDQVMALTQGGPDSSTETVTYLIYTNGLTGGEYAYETANAVLFFIVLAIIAFIQLKFFGNKEKI; from the coding sequence ATGACGAATGTTCCGGTATCGAGTTCGGCTCCCCAGGCGGGTAAGCCTCGCAAGAAGCGCAAGAGTGCTTTTTCAACGCGCAAGGTGGATCACGTCTACTATTGGATGGCTGTTCCTGCTGCAGTGGTTTTTGCAGTGTTCCTCTATGTTCCATTCATTCAGGGCGTTGGCTATTCATTCACCAATTCGCAAGGATACGGTCAGTCGAAGTTCATCGGTCTGAAGAACTACTTCGCGCTGTTCATCGATAATCGTGTCGGACATGCGTATCTGTTCACCTTCCTGATTGCCGTTGCAATCACGATTCTCGTGAACCTGATTGCCATGTTCTTGGCGGTTGCATTGAACGGCAAGATTCTCTTCAAGAATGGTTTCAGAGCGATCTTCTTCATCCCCTACACTCTGGCAGTGCTGGTTATTGGCTATGTCTTCAAGTACATCTTCATGACGCCGCTTCCAGAGATTGGGCAGGCGCTGCACATCAACTGGCTTTCGCAGTCCTTGCTCACCAGTGAACACTATGCATGGGTTCCTATCGTGTTCCTTGCCGTGTGGCAGAGCGTTGCCTACTCAACACTGATTTATCTTGCAGGTCTGCAGACGATTGATGGTGAGATCTACGAGGCAGCATCCATTGACGGTGTCAATCCGTGGCAGCGTTTCTGGCAAATCACCTTCCCGCTTATCGGACCGTTCTTCACCATCAACCTTGTGCTGAGCATGAAGAACGCATTCGGAACCTTCGATCAGGTTATGGCATTGACTCAAGGTGGCCCTGATTCCTCTACGGAAACGGTTACCTACCTTATTTATACGAACGGCCTGACCGGTGGAGAATATGCATACGAGACCGCTAACGCGGTACTGTTCTTCATCGTCCTCGCAATCATCGCGTTCATTCAGCTGAAGTTCTTCGGTAACAAGGAGAAGATCTGA